The genome window GTCTTGCCCACCCCGGTCGGCCCCATGAAGAGGAAGCTCCCGATGGGGCGCCGCGGATCGCGAAGTCCCGTCCGGGCGCGGCGTATGGCCCTCGATACGGCGCCGACCGCCTCGTCCTGGCCGATGAGCCGGGCGGAGATCTCCTCCTCCATCCTCAGAAGCCGCTCGGACTCCGCTTCGGTGAGCTGCGTCACGGGGATCCCCGTCAGCTCGGAGACGACGTCGGCGATGTCCTCCGGAGTGACCGTGACGCGCTGTTGGGTCCGGTTCTCGCGCCACTCGGCCCGTGCGGCCTCCAGCTGGTCGGCCAGGGTGTGCTCCTCGTCCCTGAGCCGGGCCGCCGCCTCGAAGTTCTGCGCCAGCACGGCGCCCTCCTTCTGCCGGCGCGACTCCTCGAGGCGACGCTCCAGCTCCCGGATGGACTCGGGCGGGTCCAGGGTGCGGAGGCGGGACCGGGACCCGGCCTCGTCGATGAGGTCGATCCCCTTGTCGGGCAGGAAACGGTCCTGGACGTAGCGTGCGGAGAGCTGGGCGGCGGCCGACAGGGCGCCGTCCTCGATGGAGACCTGGTGGTGCGTCTCGTAGCGGTCGCGCAGGCCCTTCAGGATCAGAATGGTGTCCTCGATGCTGGGCTCCTCCACCCGGACGGGCTGGAAGCGGCGCTCCAGGGCGGCGTCGCGTTCGACGTACTTTCGGTATTCGTCCTGGGTCGTGGCCCCGATCATCTGAAAGGCGCCCCGGGAGAGGCTGGGCTTGAGGATGTTGGCGGCGTCCACGGCCCCCTCCGCGCTCCCCGCCCCGACGATGGTGTGCACCTCGTCGACGAACAGGATGACGTCGCCGGAGTCGCTGAGCTCCTTGACGATGCGCCGGAGACGCTCCTCGAACTCGCCCCGGTACTTCGTCCCCGCGACCAGGTTGCCGGTGTTCAGCTGGACGACGCGTTTGTCCTTCAGGGGCTCCGGCACCGCTCCGTCGGCGATCCTCTGGGCCAGTCCCTCGACGACGGCCGTCTTGCCCACGCCCGGGTCGCCGATCAGGACGGGGTTGCTCTTGGTCCGGCGGCAGAGCACCTGCATGATGCGGCGTATCTCCCGGTCGCGTCCGATGACGGGGTCCAGCTCGCCGTCGAGCCCCTTCTGGGTGAGGTCGATGCTCAGCTGGTCCAAAGTGGGGGTCCGGGAGCGCCCCTTCTTTCGGAGGCGGTCCGACAGCGGTTCGGCGTTCTGCCCCTTGGGGTCGGGGTTTCCCTCCCCCTCCTGCAGGATGGCCGCGATCTGCCTCTGGGCGGCTGCCGCGTCGACGCCCATCGTGAAGAAGTACTGAGAGACCAGGCTGTTGTCGTCGCCCAGGATGCCCAGCAGCATGTGCTCGGTATCCACGTAGTTGACGCCCATGTTACGCGCCTCGAGCATGGCGAGTTCGAGCGCCTTTTTCATGCGGGGGCTGAGCGGCAGGTCGATGGACTTCATGTTGGGCCGGGACTGGCCCATGGCCTCCTCGATCTGCGACTTGACGCGCTCCAGGTCCAGCCCCAGGGCGTTCATCGCCTGACAGGCCACGCCGCCCCCCTCGTGAATCAGGCCCAGCAGAATGTGTTCGGGCTCCACCATGGAGTGCCCCATCCGAAGCGCCTCGTGGTGGGCCAGTTGGATGACTTTTTTGCCGCGTTCCGTAAAAAATTGCCACATGGCTGTGCGTTCTCCTTGAAAAAAAGTGATCGGTTTCAGGCGAGCATCAGGCCGCGCAGCATTTTTTTCAGCATGTCGGCCTGAATGAGGTTGCGCTTGTGGGGCGAGAGGTCGAACTCGCTGCGCCCCAGCTCCTCCGCGTGCCGCAGAGCCACCTCGATGATCAGGCGCTCCCGGGCCGTGAGCAGGCCGCGCTCCTGGAGCGCCGGGAGCAGCTTCCGGCACTCCTGCTCCGTGATCGTCTCGCCGACGATATCGTCGATGTGGTGCAGCCTTTCCTCGGGATCCTCGCAGGAGATGCGCAGGATGCGGATGTAGCCGTGCCCGCCCCTCTGGCTCTCCACCAGAAAACCCCGTTCGGGGGTGAAACGGCTGCGGAGGACGTAGTTGATCTGGCTGGGCACGCAGCCGAACGTCTCGGCCAGCTCTTTGCGCCTCAGGGACACGATGGATTCGTCCCCCTCGGCGCCGAAGAGCTCGTGAATGTATTTTTCGATGGTTCGGGTCAGATTCGACAAAATGCGCTCCCTGCTTTCGAAAAAATTGAGGTCCTGTAGCGTCGTCCTTCATTCTAACTTTAAGGTCAGTTATAATCAATAATGAAAAATGCCGAGAGGCACCGAGTGACGTTTTGCGGCCGGGGACGTATACTTTTCGAGGGAGCGACGGTTGCATGTATGGACGGGACCCGCTGTG of Fretibacterium sp. OH1220_COT-178 contains these proteins:
- a CDS encoding ATP-dependent Clp protease ATP-binding subunit, whose product is MWQFFTERGKKVIQLAHHEALRMGHSMVEPEHILLGLIHEGGGVACQAMNALGLDLERVKSQIEEAMGQSRPNMKSIDLPLSPRMKKALELAMLEARNMGVNYVDTEHMLLGILGDDNSLVSQYFFTMGVDAAAAQRQIAAILQEGEGNPDPKGQNAEPLSDRLRKKGRSRTPTLDQLSIDLTQKGLDGELDPVIGRDREIRRIMQVLCRRTKSNPVLIGDPGVGKTAVVEGLAQRIADGAVPEPLKDKRVVQLNTGNLVAGTKYRGEFEERLRRIVKELSDSGDVILFVDEVHTIVGAGSAEGAVDAANILKPSLSRGAFQMIGATTQDEYRKYVERDAALERRFQPVRVEEPSIEDTILILKGLRDRYETHHQVSIEDGALSAAAQLSARYVQDRFLPDKGIDLIDEAGSRSRLRTLDPPESIRELERRLEESRRQKEGAVLAQNFEAAARLRDEEHTLADQLEAARAEWRENRTQQRVTVTPEDIADVVSELTGIPVTQLTEAESERLLRMEEEISARLIGQDEAVGAVSRAIRRARTGLRDPRRPIGSFLFMGPTGVGKTELARCLARFLFGSEDAMVRIDMSEFMEKHEVSKLLGAPPGYVGHESGGKLTETVRRRPYSVVLFDEIEKAHPEVYNVLLQILEDGHLTDGQGRKVDFRNTVVIMTSNIGAKEAQQGSALGFGAAESAETRDWERLRTVILDEAHRAFRPEFLNRIDEMAVFRPLSRESLMRIVDTMLLEVRERLEKKGILIGISDGAKSRILEKGFKPKYGARPLRRAIQSLIEDRLADSLLSGKFAAGSHVSVDVEGDGLSFAASAPPVPAAQ
- a CDS encoding CtsR family transcriptional regulator gives rise to the protein MSNLTRTIEKYIHELFGAEGDESIVSLRRKELAETFGCVPSQINYVLRSRFTPERGFLVESQRGGHGYIRILRISCEDPEERLHHIDDIVGETITEQECRKLLPALQERGLLTARERLIIEVALRHAEELGRSEFDLSPHKRNLIQADMLKKMLRGLMLA